A genomic window from Streptomyces mirabilis includes:
- a CDS encoding RNA polymerase sigma factor SigF has translation MSPRLDASQTQTATSTPSLERPERLDEPGTSGLDGLDGLPEIPPYDEVGPVDARALSKTLFKRLESLEEGTHDYSYVRNTLVELNLALVKFAASRFRSRSEPMEDIIQVGTIGLIKAIDRFELSRGVEFPTFAMPTIIGEIKRFFRDTSWSVRVPRRLQELRLDLAKAGDELAQQLDRAPTVGELAERLGISNDEVVEGMAASNAYTASSLDAQPEEDDSEGALADRIGYEDHDLEGIEYVESLKPLIAELPSRDRQILSLRFVANMTQSEIGDELGISQMHVSRLLSRTLVRLRKGLTVEE, from the coding sequence ATGTCACCCCGGCTCGACGCATCGCAGACCCAGACGGCGACGTCGACACCTTCTCTGGAACGCCCGGAGCGTCTCGACGAACCCGGAACCAGCGGACTCGACGGACTCGACGGACTTCCCGAGATCCCCCCGTACGACGAGGTGGGACCGGTGGACGCACGGGCCCTGTCCAAGACCCTCTTCAAGCGGCTGGAGTCCCTCGAAGAAGGCACCCACGACTACTCGTACGTGCGCAACACGCTGGTCGAGCTCAACCTCGCGCTGGTCAAGTTCGCCGCCTCCCGCTTCCGCTCCCGCAGCGAGCCTATGGAGGACATCATCCAGGTCGGCACGATCGGCCTGATCAAGGCGATCGACCGCTTCGAACTGAGCCGCGGGGTCGAGTTCCCCACCTTCGCGATGCCAACCATCATCGGCGAGATCAAGCGCTTCTTCCGCGACACCTCCTGGTCCGTGCGTGTACCGCGCCGACTGCAGGAACTCCGTCTCGACCTGGCCAAGGCGGGCGACGAACTCGCCCAGCAGCTCGACCGGGCGCCCACGGTGGGCGAGTTGGCGGAGCGCCTGGGCATCTCCAACGACGAGGTCGTCGAGGGCATGGCCGCCTCGAACGCCTACACGGCCAGTTCGCTGGACGCCCAGCCCGAGGAGGACGACTCCGAAGGCGCGCTCGCGGACCGCATCGGCTACGAGGACCACGACCTCGAGGGCATCGAGTACGTGGAGTCCCTCAAGCCCCTGATCGCCGAACTCCCCTCGCGCGACCGGCAGATCCTCTCGCTGCGCTTCGTCGCCAACATGACCCAGTCCGAGATCGGTGACGAGCTCGGGATCTCGCAGATGCACGTGTCGCGGCTGCTGT